A section of the Microbulbifer pacificus genome encodes:
- a CDS encoding MBL fold metallo-hydrolase, producing the protein MSQTKVFPQVQPFLDEMTETWSYVVYDRDGGSAAVIDPVLDFDQASGRTSTGGAEKIVAFVREKDLTVEWVLETHAHADHLSAAPFIRQQLGGKIAIGDHITQVQGIFRSVFNLEKEFLVDGSQFDHLFAEEETFRIGDLEGRVIYVPGHTPADMAWLIGDALFVGDTLFLPDVGSARCDFPGGDARSLYRSVRRLLELPEETRMFMCHDYPPNGSRPHLCETTVGEQKRGNIHLKDGISEDQFVKMRTERDATLAMPRLIIPSIQVNIRAGQMPPAEDNGTVYLKVPVNKL; encoded by the coding sequence ATGAGCCAGACCAAAGTTTTTCCTCAAGTTCAGCCGTTTCTGGATGAGATGACAGAAACCTGGAGCTACGTTGTCTACGACCGTGACGGTGGCAGTGCCGCCGTAATCGACCCCGTGCTGGATTTCGATCAGGCGTCCGGGCGTACATCCACTGGTGGTGCGGAAAAAATCGTCGCATTTGTGCGGGAAAAAGACCTGACGGTCGAGTGGGTGCTCGAAACCCATGCCCACGCGGATCATCTGTCGGCGGCACCGTTTATCCGCCAGCAACTGGGCGGCAAGATTGCCATTGGCGACCACATCACCCAGGTCCAGGGCATTTTCCGCAGTGTGTTCAACCTGGAAAAAGAGTTCCTGGTGGACGGTTCCCAGTTCGATCACCTGTTTGCGGAAGAAGAGACATTCAGGATTGGCGATCTCGAGGGACGCGTTATCTATGTACCCGGACACACGCCCGCGGATATGGCGTGGCTGATCGGTGATGCCCTGTTTGTGGGCGATACCCTGTTTCTGCCGGATGTGGGCAGTGCGCGCTGCGACTTCCCCGGCGGTGATGCGCGCTCGCTCTACCGCTCCGTACGCAGGCTGCTGGAGCTGCCGGAAGAGACCCGTATGTTCATGTGTCACGACTACCCGCCGAATGGCAGCCGTCCGCACCTGTGCGAGACCACGGTCGGAGAGCAGAAGCGCGGCAACATCCACCTAAAAGATGGCATCAGTGAAGACCAGTTCGTAAAAATGCGTACCGAACGCGATGCGACGCTGGCCATGCCTCGCCTGATTATCCCGTCAATTCAGGTCAACATCCGTGCGGGCCAGATGCCGCCTGCCGAAGATAACGGCACCGTGTATCTGAAAGTCCCGGTCAACAAACTTTGA
- a CDS encoding TIGR01244 family sulfur transferase, with amino-acid sequence MEFKLLDPQVSVSEELAPGAIQALADAGVEVLVCNRPEYESENLATFDELASAAAEAGMEFSAIPFSRGQMQPAHSQAFAELLDSGKRIHAFCRTGNRSCNLWAASRCVQGADKSELQAAAQQAGYDISGVLVTY; translated from the coding sequence ATGGAATTCAAATTACTGGATCCACAGGTGAGTGTTTCGGAAGAACTGGCGCCCGGCGCAATTCAGGCGCTGGCCGATGCGGGAGTGGAAGTGCTTGTCTGCAATCGCCCCGAGTATGAATCGGAAAATCTCGCCACGTTTGACGAGCTTGCGTCTGCCGCTGCTGAAGCCGGCATGGAATTTTCTGCCATACCGTTTTCCCGTGGCCAGATGCAGCCTGCCCACAGTCAGGCCTTTGCCGAGCTGCTGGATAGCGGCAAGCGCATTCACGCCTTCTGCCGCACCGGTAATCGCTCCTGCAACCTCTGGGCGGCGTCTCGTTGCGTGCAGGGCGCAGACAAGAGCGAACTGCAGGCGGCAGCGCAGCAGGCTGGTTACGATATTTCCGGTGTGCTTGTAACCTATTGA
- a CDS encoding SulP family inorganic anion transporter — MTGGTGVTLGELVRRYLPISSWLPSYSGGALRRDLLAAVVVTVMLIPQSLAYALLAGLPAEVGLYASIAPLIAYAVFGSSRTLSVGPVAVASLMSAAALGQVAAQGTADYLLAAAVLALLSGGFLALLGVLRLGFLANFLSHPVISGFITASGILIAFSQLKHLLGISASGESLPELMHGMVQNLAAWNPITLALGTAVVLFLVWARSGAVKLLQRFSLPKDTASLIVKAAPVVGVLATIVLASGLDLEGKGVQLVGAIPSGLPQLQWPHLSWALVEQLALPAVMISVIGYVESVSVGKTLGAKRRQKIDMNQELIGLGSANLASGISGGFPVTGGFSRSVVNFDAGAETQLASVFTAIGIALAAMFLTPFLYYLPKATLAATIIVAVLSLVDFSILKKTWRYSPSDFFAVLVTIVVTLLFGVEIGVTCGVLASIVLFLYRTSKPHIAEVGLVEGTEHFRNVERHQVLTMPQILSIRVDESLMFSNAAFLEERIYRDVAATPELRHVILMCSAINEIDWSALETLESINEQLKEAGICLHLSEVKGPVMDALQRCGFLAEISGKIFFTQYQAFTELRENFSGCAHS, encoded by the coding sequence ATGACGGGCGGTACTGGAGTAACGTTGGGAGAGCTGGTACGTCGGTACCTTCCTATCTCATCATGGCTTCCATCCTACTCCGGGGGAGCTCTGCGACGGGACCTGCTGGCCGCCGTGGTTGTCACGGTGATGCTGATTCCGCAATCGCTCGCCTATGCGTTGCTCGCCGGTCTGCCGGCAGAGGTCGGTCTGTACGCGAGTATTGCGCCGCTGATCGCCTACGCCGTATTTGGCAGTAGCCGCACGCTGTCGGTGGGCCCTGTGGCCGTCGCCTCGTTGATGAGCGCGGCGGCGCTGGGGCAGGTCGCCGCACAGGGCACCGCGGACTATCTGCTGGCGGCCGCGGTACTGGCACTGTTATCCGGTGGTTTTCTCGCGCTGCTCGGTGTATTGCGCCTCGGCTTCCTCGCCAATTTCCTGTCGCACCCGGTTATTTCCGGCTTTATCACCGCTTCCGGAATTCTGATTGCTTTCAGTCAGCTCAAGCACCTGCTGGGTATCTCCGCCAGTGGCGAGAGCCTGCCGGAACTGATGCACGGCATGGTGCAAAATCTCGCGGCTTGGAATCCGATCACCCTCGCGCTCGGAACGGCGGTGGTGCTGTTCCTGGTGTGGGCGCGCTCCGGCGCGGTGAAGCTGTTGCAGCGATTTTCCCTGCCGAAGGATACCGCTTCTCTTATCGTGAAAGCCGCCCCGGTTGTGGGGGTGCTGGCGACCATCGTGCTGGCTTCGGGCCTGGACCTGGAAGGGAAGGGCGTGCAGCTGGTAGGTGCGATTCCCAGCGGCCTGCCGCAGTTGCAGTGGCCACACCTCAGCTGGGCTCTGGTGGAGCAGCTGGCACTACCCGCGGTGATGATCTCGGTAATTGGCTACGTTGAATCTGTGTCTGTGGGCAAGACACTGGGGGCCAAGCGCCGCCAGAAAATTGATATGAACCAGGAGCTGATTGGCCTCGGCAGTGCCAACCTCGCGTCCGGTATTTCCGGGGGATTTCCAGTGACCGGCGGATTCTCCCGCTCGGTGGTCAACTTTGATGCCGGCGCGGAAACACAGCTGGCCAGTGTTTTCACCGCCATTGGTATCGCGCTTGCGGCCATGTTCCTGACCCCGTTTCTCTACTACCTGCCGAAGGCGACACTGGCGGCGACCATTATTGTTGCGGTGCTCTCGCTGGTGGATTTCTCCATCCTGAAGAAAACCTGGCGCTACTCGCCGAGCGACTTCTTTGCGGTGCTGGTTACCATTGTCGTCACGCTGTTGTTCGGCGTGGAGATCGGTGTGACCTGTGGGGTACTGGCGTCGATCGTATTGTTCCTCTACCGCACCTCAAAACCGCACATTGCCGAGGTGGGGCTGGTGGAGGGAACCGAACACTTCCGCAATGTCGAGCGCCATCAGGTTTTGACGATGCCGCAAATCCTGAGTATTCGGGTAGACGAGAGCTTGATGTTCTCCAACGCCGCCTTCCTGGAAGAGCGTATTTATCGCGATGTGGCCGCCACGCCGGAGCTGCGTCATGTGATTCTGATGTGCAGTGCCATCAATGAAATCGACTGGAGTGCACTGGAGACGCTGGAATCCATTAACGAGCAGCTGAAAGAAGCCGGGATCTGCCTGCATCTTTCCGAAGTGAAAGGACCGGTGATGGATGCGTTGCAGCGTTGCGGTTTCCTCGCGGAAATTTCCGGCAAGATATTCTTTACGCAGTACCAGGCATTTACGGAATTGCGGGAAAACTTTTCCGGCTGCGCCCACTCCTGA
- a CDS encoding DUF1415 domain-containing protein has translation MTDSDPVIAQVEKWLQDVVVGLNLCPFARKPLRAGQIRYVVSDAAGEKTNEVLLEELLQEFQVLDRCSEEEVETTLLILPTQLRDFHDYNFFLDDAEWLLQRQGYEGIYQIASFHPHYQFAGTNPEDAENLTNRAPYPILHLLREASLERGLKNYPDPENIPHNNILRVESLTEAERKALFPYLFS, from the coding sequence ATGACAGACTCTGATCCGGTAATCGCCCAGGTTGAGAAATGGCTGCAGGACGTGGTGGTGGGGCTCAATCTCTGCCCCTTCGCCCGCAAACCGCTGCGTGCGGGGCAAATCCGCTACGTGGTGAGCGATGCGGCCGGTGAAAAGACCAATGAGGTATTGCTGGAAGAACTGCTGCAGGAGTTCCAGGTACTGGATCGCTGCAGCGAAGAGGAGGTGGAAACCACCCTGCTGATTCTGCCCACGCAGCTGCGGGATTTTCACGATTACAACTTCTTTCTCGACGATGCCGAGTGGCTGTTGCAACGCCAGGGATACGAGGGGATTTACCAGATTGCCAGCTTCCACCCCCACTACCAGTTCGCGGGCACGAATCCGGAAGATGCAGAAAACCTGACCAACCGCGCCCCCTACCCGATCCTGCATCTCCTGCGGGAAGCGAGTCTGGAGCGCGGCCTCAAAAATTACCCGGACCCGGAAAACATCCCCCACAACAATATTCTGCGGGTGGAATCACTCACCGAGGCAGAGCGAAAAGCGCTGTTCCCCTATCTGTTTTCCTGA
- a CDS encoding DUF2058 domain-containing protein, which produces MASLQDQLLKAGLVDGKKAKQISKEKRKQNKVAKKSGDVQVDEAKLAAEQARAEKVARDRELNAQREAAAQQKAIAAQIKQLIERNKQPKGANGQNDIAYHFTFDKKVKKLYVSAAVQDHLIAGRLVIVGEGEHFELVPRVIADKIAERNPQMVVQPPEKSTPVDEEDPYAGYEIPDDLMW; this is translated from the coding sequence ATGGCATCACTACAGGACCAACTGCTGAAGGCAGGCCTGGTAGACGGCAAGAAAGCCAAACAGATCAGTAAGGAAAAGCGCAAGCAGAACAAAGTGGCCAAGAAGTCAGGCGATGTGCAGGTAGATGAAGCCAAGCTCGCCGCCGAACAGGCCCGCGCGGAAAAGGTCGCCCGCGACCGCGAACTGAATGCCCAGCGCGAGGCGGCGGCACAGCAGAAAGCCATCGCCGCACAGATCAAACAGCTGATCGAGCGCAACAAGCAACCCAAGGGCGCCAACGGCCAGAACGATATCGCCTACCATTTCACCTTCGATAAGAAAGTGAAAAAGCTCTACGTTTCCGCGGCGGTACAGGACCACCTGATTGCCGGGCGCCTGGTCATTGTTGGCGAGGGCGAACACTTCGAACTGGTGCCGCGTGTGATCGCCGACAAGATCGCCGAGCGCAACCCGCAGATGGTGGTGCAGCCACCGGAGAAATCCACGCCGGTGGACGAAGAGGATCCCTACGCGGGCTACGAAATCCCAGACGACCTGATGTGGTAA
- a CDS encoding YceI family protein, producing MSFKSLALASLLALPVSAFADWQLDGGASAVNFVSVKKGTLAETHHFKGLSGAISDAGKALLEIDLASVETNIPIRNERMQQMLFDTAKFAKATISTDVDVATLKALKPGQTMAIDVDVTVDVHGQQKAEKAALQVTGLEGGKLLVTTSAPILLNAGNYELLEGIEKLREIAGLDSISPIVPVSVKLVFAQK from the coding sequence ATGTCTTTCAAGTCCCTCGCCCTGGCCTCCCTGCTCGCCCTGCCCGTCTCCGCCTTTGCAGACTGGCAGCTGGACGGAGGTGCTTCCGCGGTCAATTTTGTCTCGGTGAAGAAAGGCACTCTCGCGGAAACCCACCACTTCAAGGGCCTGAGTGGCGCCATCTCCGATGCGGGCAAAGCGCTGCTGGAGATTGACCTGGCGAGTGTGGAAACCAACATCCCCATCCGCAACGAGCGCATGCAGCAGATGCTGTTCGACACCGCCAAATTTGCCAAGGCCACCATCAGCACCGACGTGGATGTAGCGACCCTGAAGGCATTGAAACCGGGCCAGACCATGGCGATTGACGTCGACGTCACGGTTGACGTACACGGCCAGCAGAAAGCCGAGAAAGCCGCACTACAGGTGACCGGCCTGGAAGGCGGCAAGCTGCTGGTTACCACCAGCGCGCCCATTTTGCTCAATGCCGGCAATTACGAGCTGCTGGAGGGCATCGAAAAACTGCGGGAGATCGCCGGCCTCGACAGCATCAGCCCCATTGTGCCGGTGTCCGTCAAACTGGTATTTGCACAGAAGTAA
- the ahpF gene encoding alkyl hydroperoxide reductase subunit F, which produces MLDANVKKQLDTYLQNIVTPIEISVSADRSAKAAELSSLASEIAGLSDKIALNQVERKRTPSMAIAPVGEIPRVSFAGIPMGHEFTSLVLALLQAGGHPSKADPALQEQIRNIQGEFHFETYISLSCQNCPDVVQALNLMAKLNPNITHEMIDGALFQDEVEQRQIMAVPAVYLNGEHFGQGRMSLEEIVAKIDTGAEQRTAAELNERAPYDVLVLGGGPAGAAAAIYAARKGIRTALVAERFGGQVMDTVGIENFISMPYTEGPKLAASLEQHVKEYGVDIITGQRAAQLKRDKLIELELASGATLASKSVILATGARWRELGVPGEAEYRTKGVAYCPHCDGPFFKGKHVAVIGGGNSGIEAAIDLAGIVKHVTVLEFADTLRADEVLVRKARSMANIDIITNAQTTEVLGDGSKVNGLQYTDRVSGELKQLDLAGIFVQIGLVPNTEFLKDSGLEMNRMGEIVIDTRGATSIPGVFAAGDATTVPYKQIVISMGAGATAALGAFDHLIRTSVADEPAEALSMAS; this is translated from the coding sequence ATGTTGGACGCAAACGTAAAGAAACAACTGGACACCTATCTGCAGAATATCGTCACTCCGATCGAGATCAGTGTGTCCGCCGACAGGAGCGCCAAGGCTGCTGAACTGAGCAGCCTCGCCAGCGAAATCGCCGGGCTGTCAGACAAGATTGCCCTCAACCAGGTGGAGCGCAAACGCACCCCGAGCATGGCCATCGCGCCGGTGGGAGAGATTCCCCGGGTAAGCTTTGCCGGTATCCCCATGGGACACGAATTCACCTCCCTGGTACTCGCCCTGTTGCAAGCCGGCGGCCATCCGTCCAAGGCGGACCCCGCGCTGCAGGAGCAGATTCGCAATATCCAGGGTGAATTCCACTTTGAAACCTATATCTCGCTGTCGTGCCAGAACTGCCCGGACGTGGTCCAGGCGCTGAACCTGATGGCGAAACTGAACCCGAATATCACCCACGAAATGATCGACGGCGCCCTGTTCCAGGACGAAGTGGAGCAGCGCCAGATCATGGCGGTGCCCGCGGTGTACCTGAATGGCGAGCACTTCGGCCAGGGACGCATGAGCCTCGAGGAAATCGTGGCGAAAATCGACACCGGCGCCGAACAGCGCACGGCCGCCGAACTGAATGAGCGCGCCCCCTACGATGTACTGGTACTGGGCGGTGGCCCGGCCGGCGCGGCGGCGGCCATCTATGCCGCGCGCAAAGGTATCCGCACCGCGCTGGTGGCCGAGCGCTTCGGCGGCCAGGTAATGGATACCGTGGGTATCGAGAACTTCATCTCGATGCCCTACACCGAGGGCCCGAAACTGGCCGCGAGCCTCGAGCAGCACGTGAAAGAGTACGGCGTGGACATCATTACCGGGCAGCGCGCCGCACAACTTAAGCGCGACAAACTGATTGAGCTGGAACTGGCGAGTGGTGCGACCCTCGCGAGCAAATCCGTGATCCTCGCCACTGGCGCGCGCTGGCGCGAGCTGGGGGTCCCCGGCGAGGCCGAATACCGCACCAAGGGCGTGGCCTACTGCCCCCACTGCGACGGCCCCTTCTTCAAGGGCAAGCATGTGGCGGTGATCGGCGGCGGTAACTCCGGTATTGAAGCCGCGATCGACCTGGCCGGCATCGTCAAGCATGTCACCGTACTGGAATTCGCCGATACCCTGCGTGCCGACGAGGTACTCGTGCGCAAGGCGCGCTCCATGGCCAATATCGACATCATCACCAACGCCCAGACGACTGAAGTCCTCGGCGATGGCAGCAAGGTGAACGGCCTGCAGTACACCGATCGCGTCAGCGGCGAGCTCAAGCAGCTGGATCTGGCCGGAATCTTCGTACAGATCGGCCTGGTACCGAACACCGAGTTCCTCAAGGACAGCGGCCTGGAGATGAACCGCATGGGCGAAATCGTGATCGATACCCGCGGCGCCACCTCCATCCCCGGGGTGTTTGCCGCCGGCGATGCCACCACCGTGCCCTACAAGCAAATCGTGATATCCATGGGCGCCGGCGCCACTGCCGCCCTCGGCGCCTTCGATCATCTGATCCGTACTTCGGTGGCCGATGAGCCGGCAGAAGCGCTGTCGATGGCGAGCTGA
- the ahpC gene encoding alkyl hydroperoxide reductase subunit C, with protein sequence MANYINSEIKPFKAKAYQSGDFFDVSDADLKGKWSVVFFYPADFTFVCPTELGDLADNYAEFQKLGVEIYSVSTDTHFTHKAWHDTSETIGKIQFPMIGDPTGTITRNFGVMIEEEGIADRGTFVIDPEGKIQIVEINAGGIGRDAQDLLRKIKAAQYVASHPGEVCPAKWKEGEATLAPSLDLVGKI encoded by the coding sequence ATGGCTAACTACATCAACAGCGAAATCAAACCGTTCAAAGCCAAGGCCTACCAGTCTGGCGACTTCTTCGACGTTTCTGACGCGGACCTGAAAGGCAAGTGGTCTGTGGTGTTCTTCTACCCGGCGGACTTCACCTTCGTATGCCCGACCGAGCTGGGCGACCTGGCCGACAACTACGCAGAGTTCCAGAAACTGGGTGTAGAGATCTACTCCGTTTCCACCGATACCCACTTCACCCACAAGGCGTGGCACGACACTTCCGAGACCATTGGCAAGATCCAGTTCCCGATGATCGGCGACCCCACCGGCACCATCACCCGCAACTTCGGCGTGATGATCGAGGAAGAAGGCATTGCCGACCGCGGCACCTTCGTGATCGACCCGGAAGGCAAGATCCAGATCGTCGAGATCAACGCTGGCGGCATCGGCCGTGACGCCCAGGACCTGCTGCGTAAGATCAAGGCCGCCCAGTACGTAGCCTCTCACCCAGGTGAAGTATGCCCGGCCAAGTGGAAAGAAGGCGAAGCCACTCTGGCGCCCTCGCTGGATCTGGTTGGAAAAATCTAA
- a CDS encoding CPBP family intramembrane glutamic endopeptidase translates to MTDKAEVSTRQILTAALAVQAVALAIAVAGFHFTGIAASWGVDAVFMAIALGVAGALASYWIGRAITRSNTSAGNTLRNHCEKLHRVFCHLNWWQIGVLAVTAGVCEELLFRGFLQPWIASFSTPLVGLLVASVVFGLLHYASSIYFLITAVMGLILGAVYWLSESLLTVIVWHGVYDLIALGVLVKFPRVLGLNGPAGKH, encoded by the coding sequence GTGACAGACAAGGCCGAAGTTTCGACCAGGCAGATATTAACGGCGGCGCTCGCCGTTCAGGCCGTGGCACTGGCCATTGCCGTAGCAGGCTTCCACTTTACCGGGATCGCCGCGTCCTGGGGTGTTGATGCGGTGTTTATGGCCATTGCGCTGGGGGTGGCGGGCGCATTGGCCAGCTACTGGATCGGTCGCGCCATTACACGCTCCAACACCAGTGCCGGCAACACACTGCGCAATCACTGTGAAAAATTACACCGGGTATTCTGTCATTTGAACTGGTGGCAGATTGGGGTTCTGGCGGTAACTGCTGGTGTTTGCGAAGAGTTGCTGTTCCGCGGATTTTTGCAGCCATGGATTGCTTCGTTCAGCACACCGCTGGTGGGACTGTTAGTAGCGTCTGTAGTTTTCGGTTTACTGCATTACGCCTCGTCTATTTATTTCCTGATTACTGCGGTCATGGGGCTGATTCTCGGCGCAGTTTACTGGCTGAGTGAAAGCCTGCTCACCGTCATCGTCTGGCACGGTGTGTACGATCTGATTGCACTCGGCGTATTGGTGAAATTTCCTCGGGTACTCGGACTGAACGGACCAGCTGGTAAACACTGA